The proteins below are encoded in one region of Amycolatopsis magusensis:
- a CDS encoding organic hydroperoxide resistance protein: protein MALYTAAATANGRDGRAVSSDGQLDLALAMPPALGGNGKGTNPEQLFAAGYAACFASALGAVGRQAKVDTKDISVTAEVGIDKDDTGFALAVTLRVELPAEIAEETGKELVEQAHQMCPYSKATRGNIPVELVVE from the coding sequence ATGGCGCTCTACACCGCGGCAGCCACCGCCAACGGCCGGGACGGACGGGCGGTCAGCTCGGACGGCCAGCTCGACCTCGCGCTGGCCATGCCGCCCGCGCTCGGCGGCAACGGCAAGGGCACCAACCCCGAGCAGCTCTTCGCCGCCGGGTACGCGGCCTGCTTCGCCAGCGCGCTGGGCGCGGTCGGCAGGCAGGCGAAGGTGGACACCAAGGACATCTCGGTGACCGCCGAGGTCGGCATCGACAAGGACGACACCGGTTTCGCGCTCGCGGTCACCCTGCGGGTCGAACTGCCGGCCGAGATCGCCGAGGAGACCGGCAAGGAGCTCGTCGAGCAGGCGCACCAGATGTGCCCGTACTCGAAGGCGACCCGCGGCAACATCCCGGTCGAACTGGTCGTCGAGTAG
- a CDS encoding MarR family winged helix-turn-helix transcriptional regulator: protein MTASHDQAPPTRAEELLRLDSQICFALHAASRAFSGVYRTALRELELTYPQYLVMLVLWESDGVPVKEIGARLRLDSGTLSPLLKRLEAAGLIRRLRSEQDERSVEIHLSAAGEALRERALDVPRQIADATGMPVAELKDLRARVAALTAAIDGVQAQGESCP from the coding sequence ATGACCGCGAGCCACGACCAGGCACCGCCCACGCGGGCGGAGGAGCTCCTGCGCCTGGACAGCCAGATCTGCTTCGCCCTGCACGCGGCCTCCCGCGCCTTCAGCGGCGTGTACCGAACCGCGTTGCGCGAGCTCGAGCTGACCTATCCGCAGTACCTGGTGATGCTGGTGCTGTGGGAGTCCGACGGCGTCCCGGTCAAGGAGATCGGCGCGCGGCTGCGGCTGGACTCCGGCACGCTTTCGCCGTTGCTCAAGCGGCTGGAAGCGGCCGGGCTCATCCGGCGGCTGCGCAGTGAGCAGGACGAGCGCTCGGTGGAGATCCACCTTTCCGCGGCAGGGGAGGCGTTGCGGGAGCGCGCGCTGGACGTGCCGCGGCAGATCGCCGATGCCACCGGGATGCCGGTGGCCGAGCTGAAGGACCTGCGTGCCAGGGTGGCCGCGCTGACCGCCGCGATCGACGGCGTCCAGGCTCAGGGCGAGAGCTGCCCCTGA